A window from Rana temporaria chromosome 8, aRanTem1.1, whole genome shotgun sequence encodes these proteins:
- the LOC120909580 gene encoding gastrula zinc finger protein XlCGF17.1-like yields MEKPSKDRLTLSPGCKMEDEDTTGDGAENLEEKKFPCPECGESFSSGLGLFIHQGSHKQGELHSCSECGKCFLYKAQLVRHQRTHTGEKPYPCPECGRCYAKKSELVLHQKFHNGEEPYSCPECGKCFSHKSGLTIHQRSHTGEKPYSCPECGKGFIRKSLLVEHQRSHTGEKPYYCAECGKCFSIKLGLVVHQRIHTGERPYSCSECGKGFKRKSILDVHQRSHTGEKPFSCLECGKSFSQKCNLNTHQRSHTGKKSFSCLECGKCFSHKSCLTSHQRTHTTL; encoded by the coding sequence atggagaaaccctcaaaggatcgtctcactttatctccaggttgtaaaatggaagatgaggacaCCACAGGAGATGGTGCCGAAAACTTGGAGGAGAAAAAATTTCCCTGTCCTGAATGTGGGGAAAGTTTTAGCTCTGGTTTAGGTCTTTTTATACATCAGGGATCTCACAAGCAGGGGGAACTTCAttcttgttctgagtgcgggaaatgttttctgTATAAAGCACAATTGGTCAgacatcagagaactcacacaggggagaagccgtatcccTGCCCCGAGTGCGGGAGATGTTATGCAAAGAAATCTGAGCTTGTTTTACATCAAAAATTTCATAATGGCGAagagccgtattcctgccctgagtgcgggaaatgtttttcacataaatCAGGACTcaccatacatcagagatctcacacgggggagaagccgtattcctgccctgagtgtggaaaaGGTTTTATAAGGAAGTCATTACTTGTTGAACATCAaaggtctcacacgggggagaagccgtattattgcgccgagtgcgggaaatgtttctcgaTCAAACTAGGACTTGTTGTACATCAAAGAATTCACACAGGGGAgaggccgtattcctgttctgagtgtggaaaaGGTTTTAAAAGGAAATCAATACTTGATgtgcatcagaggtctcacacaggggaaaagccgttttcctgccttgagtgcgggaaaagtttctcACAAAAGTGCAATCTTaatacacatcagagatctcacactgggaaGAAGTCGTTCTCTtgccttgagtgtgggaaatgtttctcgCACAAGTCTTGTCTTACCAGTCATCAGAGAACCCACACAACCCTCTAG